A single Triticum urartu cultivar G1812 unplaced genomic scaffold, Tu2.1 TuUngrouped_contig_2310, whole genome shotgun sequence DNA region contains:
- the LOC125526918 gene encoding uncharacterized protein LOC125526918 produces the protein PRFHPRHWVNNKGASCRSNTRLLVNTATGRTLRQDLGLLRHFNIISTTTDGLLALMDCTPPHNTCVLNPFTGYLIRFMAQRPGEIVEYAALESGSPPTIFFFCKDYMDDNWVIHESSRKVYMAQPDSECLAIYEDRCDFPLIGLATSGIYIIHGADLGSVARRIFDLMRFYKADLAEISENDYTMMSDEKSLWKLCVGRCFLTESAGKVLIIMKLAQGVVVYILHTHNYKLEHVEDIGNCAIFLDLYCWCLCVNADKFPSVHANCVYYQKSRLAVANYVCMYNLKSEREERVDEKFEHLLLDQRLSRL, from the coding sequence CCTCGCTTCCACCCCCGTCACTGGGTCAACAACAAAGGAGCCTCTTGCCGCTCCAACACGCGCCTCTTGGTGAACACCGCCACTGGCCGAACCCTACGCCAGGACCTCGGTCTACTCCGTCACTTTAACATTATCAGTACCACCACAGATGGTCTCCTTGCTTTGATGGACTGTACACCCCCCCACAATACATGCGTCCTCAATCCTTTCACAGGCTACTTGATCCGTTTCATGGCGCAGCGACCGGGCGAGATCGTGGAATATGCTGCCCTTGAGTCCGGTTCTCCACCCACCATTTTCTTTTTCTGCAAGGACTACATGGATGATAACTGGGTTATACACGAATCATCTCGCAAGGTCTACATGGCTCAGCCTGACAGTGAGTGTCTCGCCATCTATGAAGATAGGTGTGATTTCCCTTTAATCGGGCTGGCTACCAGCGGTATCTACATTATTCATGGTGCTGACCTGGGATCTGTGGCCAGAAGGATCTTTGATCTAATGAGGTTTTACAAGGCCGATCTTGCTGAGATATCTGAGAATGACTATACCATGATGTCGGACGAAAAATCATTATGGAAGCTTTGTGTAGGACGTTGTTTCCTAACGGAATCTGCTGGAAAAGTGTTGATCATCATGAAGCTAGCACAAGGCGTCGTGGTCTACATATTACACACTCACAACTATAAACTCGAGCATGTGGAGGACATTGGCAATTGTGCCATCTTCTTAGATCTGTATTGTTGGTGCTTGTGTGTTAATGCTGATAAATTTCCATCCGTCCACGCCAACTGCGTCTATTACCAGAAAAGCCGACTAGCTGTTGCTAATTACGTGTGCATGTATAATCTCAAGTCCGAGAGAGAAGAAAGAGTTGATGAAAAATTTGAGCATCTTCTTTTGGACCAAAGGCTGTCTcggctttaa